ATTTATTAAACAAAGCAGCAAATGATCTTGAGCTAAAGGAAGCTGTTTTTTATGAAAGCCAGAAATCGCATGAGTACGGAGATTATTCCATTCGCGAGGAAGACTGTAAAAAACTGCGGAAAGGAGCCATGAAACAATTACCGCCAAAGCGGAAACAAATATTTAAAATGTCACGAAAGAAAGGCATGAGTTACGAAGAAATAAGTCAGGAACTCGGCATCTCTATAAATACTGTCAGGAACCAAATGAGCAAAGCATTAGAATCGATGCGGGTCTTTTTTCAGGTTCATGATGAAATTATCTAACCAAAACCACATGTTAACCAATTAAATCACTCTTTTTTAAGAGTGATTTTTTTTTATAATCATTTCCCTTAAATCTGTTTAATCTGCGTAAAAAAACAGTTTAAACAGCTTTTTCTTCAAAAAGAAACCTTTTCAATTAACTACAAATCAATTAGTTAAACGATTATTTCTATTTATAAATGTTAAAATTTGAAAATTTATAACGTTTGAATAGTACTCAAATCCTTTTCAACTGTATTATATCAAAAACCCATTCAAAACAATTCGTAATGAATTCAAATCCGGAAATAAAAAGTCTTTTACAAAAGTTTGTTCTAAACCAGTGCACGCCCGAAGAAA
This portion of the Flavobacterium gelatinilyticum genome encodes:
- a CDS encoding RNA polymerase sigma factor, encoding MLEAKDYSGKLLVSELKNGSEKAFRSLFDLYYQDIYGYSISLLKSKEAAEENVQDVFMKVWQHRENLNTEQSFKAYIFTIARNQAFNLLNKAANDLELKEAVFYESQKSHEYGDYSIREEDCKKLRKGAMKQLPPKRKQIFKMSRKKGMSYEEISQELGISINTVRNQMSKALESMRVFFQVHDEII